The Acidobacteriota bacterium genome window below encodes:
- a CDS encoding M48 family metallopeptidase, translated as MKTYILALAAVLIGAGSDLPALAQDRAKQQRRAMKSRQKVAEQAEKRQQLLKEVRPLADRYAEAMITRKYSDSLVQSYVSSLGQSLVPPGTAASTTFSFRVVQDIYPNASSLPDGRIYLTTGMLAHVENEAQLAMVLGHEIGHVIQEHALESLRKQRSDQRRNKMISAAAGAALGGFLGRKKGGTLGTLKGAATGAAVGTVGASLVNLVIQSKFSKEHEKEADRIGTELALARGFDPEEAARFWERQHERFGKWNVRRKIAHSLFGSHPRDHVRAENLRVLLAQDLRSAIEEKRAGGGLATGTPRFSSVISGLMRDTGILMAERSDRHDLAIRLLEKARVYRPHDPRLLWALGRTYRMVARTEEKLAEASGLLVTAAEQDKRSIYPAIHRDIAYAMASQSGDYVAASEHLRKYVVGYIAAHNSLPLDIDDVYDKMVLFGDNEWVPPTSGNPTSALKQKAASGVRYRHPTVWNTPADLAAFDAALQASTRQMEESFGSARTNDQAEPERRMH; from the coding sequence ATGAAGACTTACATTCTCGCGCTTGCAGCAGTGCTTATCGGGGCAGGGTCCGACCTACCTGCGCTCGCACAGGACCGGGCAAAGCAGCAGAGGCGGGCCATGAAGTCCCGGCAGAAGGTAGCGGAACAGGCAGAGAAACGTCAGCAATTGCTGAAGGAAGTTAGGCCCCTGGCGGACAGGTACGCTGAGGCGATGATAACGCGCAAGTACTCGGACTCCTTAGTCCAGAGCTACGTCAGCTCCCTCGGCCAGAGCTTGGTTCCTCCGGGAACCGCAGCGTCGACCACGTTTTCGTTTCGGGTTGTCCAGGACATCTACCCGAACGCGTCCTCACTGCCGGATGGGAGGATCTACCTCACGACCGGCATGCTGGCACACGTCGAAAACGAGGCCCAGTTGGCCATGGTGCTGGGCCACGAGATCGGACACGTGATCCAGGAGCACGCCTTGGAATCGCTGCGCAAACAGCGCTCCGACCAGCGCCGCAACAAGATGATCAGCGCCGCTGCCGGCGCGGCACTGGGCGGTTTCCTCGGAAGAAAGAAGGGCGGCACACTCGGTACACTCAAGGGAGCCGCGACCGGGGCAGCCGTCGGCACGGTCGGCGCATCCTTGGTCAATTTGGTGATCCAATCCAAATTCAGCAAGGAGCATGAGAAGGAGGCCGACCGGATCGGAACCGAACTCGCGCTAGCGCGGGGCTTCGATCCGGAGGAGGCCGCTCGGTTTTGGGAAAGGCAGCATGAGCGATTCGGGAAGTGGAACGTCAGAAGGAAGATCGCACACTCACTGTTTGGCTCCCATCCACGGGACCACGTCCGGGCAGAGAATCTCAGGGTGCTACTCGCCCAGGACCTCAGGTCAGCGATCGAAGAAAAGCGAGCTGGAGGTGGACTTGCAACAGGAACACCACGATTCAGCAGCGTCATTTCTGGCTTGATGCGCGATACCGGCATCCTCATGGCTGAGCGCAGCGACCGCCACGACCTGGCGATCCGACTTCTGGAAAAAGCACGCGTCTACCGGCCGCATGACCCGAGGCTGCTGTGGGCGCTGGGACGAACTTATCGCATGGTCGCCCGGACGGAGGAGAAGCTGGCCGAAGCTAGCGGCCTATTGGTAACGGCGGCCGAGCAAGATAAGCGAAGCATCTACCCCGCCATTCACCGGGACATTGCCTACGCCATGGCGAGTCAGTCGGGAGACTATGTGGCGGCAAGCGAGCATCTCAGGAAGTATGTAGTCGGGTATATCGCCGCGCACAACAGCCTCCCCCTGGACATCGATGACGTCTACGATAAGATGGTCCTCTTCGGGGACAACGAATGGGTCCCGCCGACCTCGGGGAACCCCACCAGCGCACTGAAGCAGAAAGCGGCTAGCGGAGTCAGATACCGCCATCCCACGGTCTGGAACACGCCGGCTGACCTGGCGGCTTTTGACGCGGCGCTGCAGGCGTCGACCAGGCAAATGGAGGAATCCTTTGGGAGTGCGAGGACGAACGATCAGGCAGAACCCGAAAGGAGGATGCACTGA